The Bombus pascuorum chromosome 11, iyBomPasc1.1, whole genome shotgun sequence genome has a window encoding:
- the LOC132911977 gene encoding uncharacterized protein LOC132911977 isoform X1 has translation MTAIARLLAGIVIFGFITRTEGRCSHNSWEKIAGVKPETIDAQTVLFSAVNSNGITKHCFERCERVNCTAFVIDFGRSVCYSVRIGDDELVPEPNSIFYHRVCVRVPASCAKRKLWQVERSPGAVFIDSSAFHLSGPITRNQCYEKCIETGRSCESAQFRTSKPLSIEQTAFGRCSLSLHERGTRPRAYRASMYRDEYLRDQCRNLSKDEYCSYAEFQNVSLPYSDVALMDLDEKQCEKRCDSSVDGFICRGYTFANSSGQPLCLLHSEDTTSLGVSSLIDATNVVYREREPCLDLKVRCNNSTMTVELKTSDPFFGRLYSNGYADTCGVQGTGSNQTILTLPIPPVDQIREGTLRCGLHPAFSVDDQNRTRPLVWATIVVQFNPIVQRLGDQAVRVGCSLNDQAPPQPKNVTVQSSFSFLDPNAGVPPISSTIVNASSQAPIVTMRILDENSAVAMVTHLGQKLTLKIQLSPPDGPYDITAGHLVASSASGDASYLLLDELGCPTDPTTFPALSKDPVDGRSLIATFTAFKFPNSQRVRFNVLVRFCSDKCIPTNCNGDKPSYGKKKRASESWSTQTTYHTETTPTSKDETPDELSLELSIIVQNSVASSADRLSSRENSSPDTVLIAGGSEFRKLLQSPNQLKTFLFISRPILLAYYFCSILPLDSVDGLLCVDASLALSLLIFLLIVQIALIVGCLLTVAQYRRTAIRAEEDRANILARHLYGIHGGNLDVARRVRWADHNLSSLSRD, from the exons ATGACGGCGATCGCTCGTCTTCTCGCGGGGATCGTGATATTCGGCTTTATCACGAGAACAG AGGGCCGCTGTTCGCACAACAGTTGGGAGAAAATCGCTGGCGTTAAACCGGAAACCATCGACGCGCAAACAGTTCTCTTTAGCGCGGTCAACTCAAACGGAATAACGAAGCATTGCTTCGAAAG ATGCGAACGCGTAAACTGCACCGCGTTCGTGATAGACTTTGGTAGAAGCGTCTGCTACAGCGTGCGAATAGGGGACGACGAACTGGTACCCGAACCGAATTCTATCTTTTACCACCGAGTTTGCGTGAGAG TGCCGGCAAGCTGCGCGAAACGAAAACTTTGGCAGGTGGAGAGGAGTCCAGGAGCGGTGTTCATCGATTCCAGCGCATTCCATCTATCTGGTCCGATCACGAGGAATCAATGTTACGAGAAATGCATAGAGACAG GAAGAAGCTGCGAGTCCGCGCAATTTCGGACTTCGAAACCTCTTTCGATCGAGCAAACAGCGTTCGGACGATGCTCTCTCTCGTTGCACGAACGAGGAACCAGACCGAGAGCGTACAGGGCGTCCATGTACAGAGACGAGTACCTCAGAGATCAATGTCGAAATCTGT CCAAAGACGAGTATTGCTCGTACGCGGAATTCCAAAATGTCTCGTTACCGTACTCTGACGTCGCTTTGATGGACCTTGACGAGAAGCAG TGCGAGAAAAGATGCGACTCGAGCGTGGATGGTTTTATCTGTCGGGGATACACGTTTGCCAATTCGTCGGGTCAACCACTTTGCCTACTGCACTCGGAAGACACCACCAGTCTAGGAGTTAGCTCGTTGATCGACGCGACGAACGTGGTCTACAGAGAGCGAGAACCTTGTTTAGATC TGAAGGTACGGTGCAACAATTCGACGATGACGGTCGAGTTGAAAACGAGCGACCCCTTCTTTGGCCGGCTTTACTCGAACGGATACGCGGATACCTGCGGCGTTCAAGGTACAGGCAGTAATCAAACAATATTGACGTTACCTATTCCACCCGTTGACCAGATTCGCGAAGGTACCCTTCGTTGCGGATTGCACCCTGCCTTCTCCGTAGACGATCAAAATCG AACGCGACCGTTGGTTTGGGCAACGATCGTGGTACAATTCAATCCGATCGTTCAACGACTTGGTGATCAAGCAGTCAGGGTTGGATGCTCGTTAAACGATCAAGCACCTCCGCAACCAAAAAACGTCACCGTTCAATCTAGTTTTAGTTTTCTCGATCCAAA CGCAGGAGTGCCGCCGATCTCTTCAACGATCGTCAACGCGTCCTCGCAGGCACCGATAGTCACCATGAGGATATTAGACGAGAACTCGGCAGTCGCTATGGTCACGCATTTAGGTCAGAAGCTCACTCTGAAGATTCAACTGAGTCCACCAGATG GTCCTTATGACATTACTGCCGGACACTTAGTAGCGAGCAGCGCTTCTGGCGATGCCTCGTATCTACTATTAGACGAACTCGGATGTCCCACCGATCCAACCACCTTTCCTGCTCTCTCAAAGGATCCAGTCGATGGTCGTTCATTAATCGCAACTTTCACAGCCTTCAAGTTCCCCAATAGTCAACGAGTCCGTTTCAACGTACTCGTCCGATTCTGCTCGGACAAGTGCATACCG ACCAACTGCAACGGCGATAAACCTTCttatggaaaaaagaaacgagctAGCGAGTCTTGGAGTACGCAGACAACCTACCACACCGAAACAACGCCAACGTCCAAGGACGAAACTCCGGACGAGTTATCGCTGGAACTCTCCATAATCGTGCAAAATTCTGTCGCGTCGTCGGCTGATCGTTTATCTTCGAGGGAAAATTCGTCTCCTGATACCGTCCTAATCGCCGGAGGAAGTGAGTTTCGCAAACTTTTGCAATCTCCAAACCAACtgaaaacttttctttttatttcgcgtCCGATTTTGCTCGCGTATTATTTCTGTTCTATCTTGCCCTTAGATTCTGTGGACGGACTGCTCTGCGTCGACGCTAGTCTCGCTTTGAGTTTACTGATCTTCTTGTTGATCGTCCAAATAGCGCTTATCGTTGGCTGTCTATTGACCGTTGCACAATACAGAAGAACAGCCATACGAGCGGAAGAAGACAGAGCCAATATCCTAGCCAGGCATCTCTACGGCATTCACGGAGGAAACTTGGACGTAGCGCGGAGAGTCAGATGGGCTGATCACAATCTTTCCTCCTTATCTCGTGACTGA
- the LOC132911977 gene encoding uncharacterized protein LOC132911977 isoform X2 — protein sequence MTAIARLLAGIVIFGFITRTEGRCSHNSWEKIAGVKPETIDAQTVLFSAVNSNGITKHCFERCERVNCTAFVIDFGRSVCYSVRIGDDELVPEPNSIFYHRVCVRVPASCAKRKLWQVERSPGAVFIDSSAFHLSGPITRNQCYEKCIETGRSCESAQFRTSKPLSIEQTAFGRCSLSLHERGTRPRAYRASMYRDEYLRDQCRNLSKDEYCSYAEFQNVSLPYSDVALMDLDEKQCEKRCDSSVDGFICRGYTFANSSGQPLCLLHSEDTTSLGVSSLIDATNVVYREREPCLDLKVRCNNSTMTVELKTSDPFFGRLYSNGYADTCGVQGTGSNQTILTLPIPPVDQIREGTLRCGLHPAFSVDDQNRTRPLVWATIVVQFNPIVQRLGDQAVRVGCSLNDQAPPQPKNVTVQSSFSFLDPNAGVPPISSTIVNASSQAPIVTMRILDENSAVAMVTHLGQKLTLKIQLSPPDGPYDITAGHLVASSASGDASYLLLDELGCPTDPTTFPALSKDPVDGRSLIATFTAFKFPNSQRVRFNVLVRFCSDKCIPTNCNGDKPSYGKKKRASESWSTQTTYHTETTPTSKDETPDELSLELSIIVQNSVASSADRLSSRENSSPDTVLIAGGNSVDGLLCVDASLALSLLIFLLIVQIALIVGCLLTVAQYRRTAIRAEEDRANILARHLYGIHGGNLDVARRVRWADHNLSSLSRD from the exons ATGACGGCGATCGCTCGTCTTCTCGCGGGGATCGTGATATTCGGCTTTATCACGAGAACAG AGGGCCGCTGTTCGCACAACAGTTGGGAGAAAATCGCTGGCGTTAAACCGGAAACCATCGACGCGCAAACAGTTCTCTTTAGCGCGGTCAACTCAAACGGAATAACGAAGCATTGCTTCGAAAG ATGCGAACGCGTAAACTGCACCGCGTTCGTGATAGACTTTGGTAGAAGCGTCTGCTACAGCGTGCGAATAGGGGACGACGAACTGGTACCCGAACCGAATTCTATCTTTTACCACCGAGTTTGCGTGAGAG TGCCGGCAAGCTGCGCGAAACGAAAACTTTGGCAGGTGGAGAGGAGTCCAGGAGCGGTGTTCATCGATTCCAGCGCATTCCATCTATCTGGTCCGATCACGAGGAATCAATGTTACGAGAAATGCATAGAGACAG GAAGAAGCTGCGAGTCCGCGCAATTTCGGACTTCGAAACCTCTTTCGATCGAGCAAACAGCGTTCGGACGATGCTCTCTCTCGTTGCACGAACGAGGAACCAGACCGAGAGCGTACAGGGCGTCCATGTACAGAGACGAGTACCTCAGAGATCAATGTCGAAATCTGT CCAAAGACGAGTATTGCTCGTACGCGGAATTCCAAAATGTCTCGTTACCGTACTCTGACGTCGCTTTGATGGACCTTGACGAGAAGCAG TGCGAGAAAAGATGCGACTCGAGCGTGGATGGTTTTATCTGTCGGGGATACACGTTTGCCAATTCGTCGGGTCAACCACTTTGCCTACTGCACTCGGAAGACACCACCAGTCTAGGAGTTAGCTCGTTGATCGACGCGACGAACGTGGTCTACAGAGAGCGAGAACCTTGTTTAGATC TGAAGGTACGGTGCAACAATTCGACGATGACGGTCGAGTTGAAAACGAGCGACCCCTTCTTTGGCCGGCTTTACTCGAACGGATACGCGGATACCTGCGGCGTTCAAGGTACAGGCAGTAATCAAACAATATTGACGTTACCTATTCCACCCGTTGACCAGATTCGCGAAGGTACCCTTCGTTGCGGATTGCACCCTGCCTTCTCCGTAGACGATCAAAATCG AACGCGACCGTTGGTTTGGGCAACGATCGTGGTACAATTCAATCCGATCGTTCAACGACTTGGTGATCAAGCAGTCAGGGTTGGATGCTCGTTAAACGATCAAGCACCTCCGCAACCAAAAAACGTCACCGTTCAATCTAGTTTTAGTTTTCTCGATCCAAA CGCAGGAGTGCCGCCGATCTCTTCAACGATCGTCAACGCGTCCTCGCAGGCACCGATAGTCACCATGAGGATATTAGACGAGAACTCGGCAGTCGCTATGGTCACGCATTTAGGTCAGAAGCTCACTCTGAAGATTCAACTGAGTCCACCAGATG GTCCTTATGACATTACTGCCGGACACTTAGTAGCGAGCAGCGCTTCTGGCGATGCCTCGTATCTACTATTAGACGAACTCGGATGTCCCACCGATCCAACCACCTTTCCTGCTCTCTCAAAGGATCCAGTCGATGGTCGTTCATTAATCGCAACTTTCACAGCCTTCAAGTTCCCCAATAGTCAACGAGTCCGTTTCAACGTACTCGTCCGATTCTGCTCGGACAAGTGCATACCG ACCAACTGCAACGGCGATAAACCTTCttatggaaaaaagaaacgagctAGCGAGTCTTGGAGTACGCAGACAACCTACCACACCGAAACAACGCCAACGTCCAAGGACGAAACTCCGGACGAGTTATCGCTGGAACTCTCCATAATCGTGCAAAATTCTGTCGCGTCGTCGGCTGATCGTTTATCTTCGAGGGAAAATTCGTCTCCTGATACCGTCCTAATCGCCGGAGGAA ATTCTGTGGACGGACTGCTCTGCGTCGACGCTAGTCTCGCTTTGAGTTTACTGATCTTCTTGTTGATCGTCCAAATAGCGCTTATCGTTGGCTGTCTATTGACCGTTGCACAATACAGAAGAACAGCCATACGAGCGGAAGAAGACAGAGCCAATATCCTAGCCAGGCATCTCTACGGCATTCACGGAGGAAACTTGGACGTAGCGCGGAGAGTCAGATGGGCTGATCACAATCTTTCCTCCTTATCTCGTGACTGA